The genomic segment AAGTGAGAAGTGTACATATCTTTTAGGATTAACTCTAAGGTCTTCTAATAATTTATCTAAATTATATGTTGCATTTTCTAAATTATAATATAATGTATCATTGTTTAATAACAAACCAATTGAACCTTCACCTTTATTAATTCTTTCTATAATTTTATTTATTTCGTATAAAGCAGCATGGGCTTGGTCAATTGTATTTTTTATTTGCGATTTGGCTAATGAATCGCTGATATTAGAGAAATTATTCAGAATATTTGTTAGTTCCGCATTACTGTTATTAAGATTGGTTGTTATTGATTCAATGTTAGTAAATATTCTGGACAATTTTCTTTTTTCATTTAGCATTAAGGTATCTAATCTGTAAGAAGAAGTTTCAAGGCTTTGTATAGTTTGTTTTATGCTTTCGAAACTTTTTTCTAAGTTTTCGCGGGTTTTTTCATTAAAAAGTAATTTTACAATTACAATTGCTTCTTCAATTTCCTGCATTAAATCTTCAGCTTTTGTTTTAAGTGGAAGCATCTGAATACTTACCTGATCTTTAAGGCTTTCTTCAATAGAAGCAATTAATGTATCTCCGTGTTGATGACAATTAACTGAGTCGCCATAAATTAATTGTATTGCTTTTGTTCCCATAATATCCGAACTGATTATACGGGCAGTTGAATGTATAGGTAGTTTATATTCACTTCCGATTGCAAAATTAACAACTAATCTGCCTGAATTATCTTCGTGGAAATAAATATCCATGACCTGCCCAACATCAAATCCGTTTATTTGTACCGAACTTGACACAACCAAACCATCAACTTTGTTGTAAATTGCATAATAATTATTTTCTTTTTTAAAAATATCAATTCCTTTTAAAAAATTTATTCCCCATATAAAAATGGCAGAAGTTATTACAAGTACTATACCTATCTTTGTATTTCGTGAAATT from the Bacteroidales bacterium genome contains:
- a CDS encoding MCE family protein — encoded protein: MTFKISRNTKIGIVLVITSAIFIWGINFLKGIDIFKKENNYYAIYNKVDGLVVSSSVQINGFDVGQVMDIYFHEDNSGRLVVNFAIGSEYKLPIHSTARIISSDIMGTKAIQLIYGDSVNCHQHGDTLIASIEESLKDQVSIQMLPLKTKAEDLMQEIEEAIVIVKLLFNEKTRENLEKSFESIKQTIQSLETSSYRLDTLMLNEKRKLSRIFTNIESITTNLNNSNAELTNILNNFSNISDSLAKSQIKNTIDQAHAALYEINKIIERINKGEGSIGLLLNNDTLYYNLENATYNLDKLLEDLRVNPKRYVHFSLFNMGKKAYKADENLNNKEDKKDNVIYKIQIKTSNIQIPLSPENFFELKNVEEHIDNEIYKYTVGNKKSVEKILELFEEIKIKYPDSFILVFKNGDKYPLKLNDN